One window of the Thermasporomyces composti genome contains the following:
- a CDS encoding phosphoribulokinase encodes MERTRDHSSARRPVMVAIAGDSAAGKTTLTKGIAAALGASRVTTICVDDYHRYDRQERKGLPFTALHPRCNYVEIMEQHLQLLATGQPILKPVYDHDTGQLTRPELVEPREFVIVEGLLPLYSKLTRACFDIAVYLDPPERIRREWKVSRDVRKRGYTVDQVLAELERREPESAQFIRPQRAHADIVVRFAPAEGHDDTSNSPLSVELMLRPTVRHTGLRGLLAEIGQRTVQLRLIRDEDGIPVDALHVHGYAPREESRMVQKAIWSRLGLGDGDPVATLGDVGNGRRSESLAITQLVVLDHLLRAT; translated from the coding sequence ATGGAACGGACCCGCGATCACTCGTCGGCCCGGCGTCCCGTCATGGTCGCGATCGCCGGCGACAGCGCGGCGGGCAAGACCACCTTGACGAAGGGGATCGCCGCGGCCCTGGGCGCGTCACGTGTGACGACGATCTGTGTCGACGACTACCACCGGTACGACCGGCAAGAGCGCAAGGGGCTGCCGTTCACGGCGTTGCACCCGCGGTGCAACTACGTCGAGATCATGGAGCAGCACCTGCAGCTCCTCGCGACGGGACAGCCGATCCTCAAGCCGGTGTACGACCACGACACCGGTCAGCTCACCCGACCGGAGCTGGTCGAGCCACGGGAGTTCGTCATCGTCGAAGGACTGTTGCCGCTGTACTCGAAGCTGACCCGAGCCTGCTTCGACATCGCCGTCTACCTCGACCCTCCCGAGCGCATCCGTCGGGAGTGGAAGGTGAGCCGGGACGTCCGCAAACGGGGCTACACCGTCGACCAGGTGCTCGCCGAGCTGGAACGCCGGGAGCCGGAGTCGGCGCAGTTCATCCGGCCGCAACGCGCGCACGCCGACATCGTGGTCCGGTTCGCGCCGGCGGAGGGCCACGACGACACGTCGAACTCGCCGCTCTCGGTGGAGCTCATGCTTCGGCCCACCGTGCGTCACACGGGCCTGCGCGGGCTGCTCGCCGAGATCGGGCAGCGGACCGTCCAGCTCCGGTTGATCCGCGACGAGGACGGCATCCCTGTCGACGCGCTCCACGTCCACGGCTACGCCCCGCGCGAGGAGAGTCGTATGGTCCAGAAGGCGATCTGGTCTCGGCTCGGGCTGGGCGACGGCGACCCGGTGGCGACGTTGGGCGACGTGGGCAATGGCCGCCGGAGTGAGTCGCTGGCCATCACCCAGCTCGTCGTCCTCGACCATCTCCTGCGCGCGACGTAG
- a CDS encoding response regulator, producing the protein MGTQPLRLVMVDDHEMVLEGLKALLARFPGRVRVVGQAVSADEAEPLVAALDPDVVVSDVRLRGSASGLDLCRRLVEANPDRRVVLLSAYDDEQYLFQALRAGAAGYLLKSIDREELVRQLERAAKGETVVDPTMAGRAAASAARLQAGEFWPGAHLSLTQRESEVLGFLVAGLSNRAIASKLVLAEETVKSHVRAIFRKLEVNDRAGAVAVALREGLYQ; encoded by the coding sequence ATGGGGACGCAGCCGCTGCGCCTGGTCATGGTCGACGACCACGAAATGGTGCTGGAAGGGCTGAAAGCTCTCCTTGCGCGCTTTCCGGGCCGGGTTCGCGTGGTCGGGCAGGCGGTGAGCGCCGACGAGGCGGAGCCGCTCGTCGCCGCCCTCGACCCTGACGTCGTGGTGTCCGACGTTCGTCTACGCGGATCCGCCAGCGGGCTCGACCTGTGCCGGCGACTCGTCGAAGCCAACCCGGACCGACGCGTCGTCCTGCTCAGCGCCTACGACGACGAGCAGTACCTCTTCCAAGCGCTACGCGCCGGTGCCGCCGGCTACCTGCTGAAGTCCATCGACCGGGAGGAGCTGGTGCGCCAGCTGGAACGCGCGGCCAAGGGCGAGACCGTGGTCGACCCGACCATGGCCGGACGGGCGGCGGCCTCCGCGGCCCGGCTCCAGGCCGGCGAGTTCTGGCCCGGCGCCCACTTGAGCCTCACCCAGCGGGAGAGCGAGGTGCTCGGCTTCCTCGTCGCCGGCCTGTCGAACCGCGCCATCGCGAGCAAGCTCGTCCTCGCCGAGGAGACGGTGAAGAGCCATGTCCGGGCGATCTTCCGCAAGCTCGAGGTCAACGACCGCGCCGGCGCGGTCGCGGTGGCGCTGCGGGAAGGGCTCTACCAGTGA